A single genomic interval of Prunus dulcis chromosome 5, ALMONDv2, whole genome shotgun sequence harbors:
- the LOC117628377 gene encoding lipid transfer-like protein VAS: protein MASISKRFFSFLFVIIFSLLGFVGFSQGRKLSGLSDQEGTGGGSGASMQCVQKLIPCQPFLKAPEKAPAACCSPLKQMVSDDTKCLCSVFNNPGMLSNLNITQDDALKLPKACGANADISICEKDASSSTSPASNNSSSSSSSKSAAYAPSHFGGSGFAAFFMALIITFTAF, encoded by the exons ATGGCTTCAATTTCAAAGCGCTTCTTCTCCTTCCTGTTTGTGATCATTTTCTCTTTACTGGGCTTTGTGGGTTTTTCGCAAGGCCGAAAGCTCAGTGGATTATCAGATCAAGAGGGTACTGGTGGTGGCAGTGGTGCTTCAATGCAATGCGTGCAGAAACTGATTCCTTGTCAACCATTTTTGAAGGCACCCGAGAAGGCCCCTGCAGCATGCTGCTCGCCACTCAAGCAGATGGTTTCCGACGATACCAAGTGCCTCTGCAGCGTCTTCAACAACCCTGGCATGTTGAGCAACCTTAACATAACCCAGGATGATGCCTTGAAGCTTCCCAAGGCTTGTGGTGCCAATGCTGACATTTCAATATGCGAAAAGG ATGCATCATCAAGCACTTCACCGGCTTCCAACAATA GTTCTTCCTCAAGCAGTTCCAAGAGTGCAGCTTATGCACCATCTCACTTTGGCGGATCGGGTTTTGCTGCCTTTTTCATGGCTTTAATCATTACATTTACAGCATTTTAG
- the LOC117627090 gene encoding ABC transporter G family member 17-like → MAKFGRTNTKRSLESLLDMDKSVATKISVPLRPSKMIPGHGLEFNNLSYSVTKKLKKDGVWIKKEAYLLNDISGQAVRGEIMAIMGPSGAGKSTFLDALAGRIAQGSLEGSVRIDGRTVTTSYMKMVSSYVMQDDQLFPMLTVFETFMFAAEIRLPPSISRDEKRSRVYELLEQLGLQSATHTYIGDEGRRGVSGGERRRVSIGIDIIHKPSLLFLDEPTSGLDSTSAYSVVEKVKEIARGGSIVLMTIHQPSYRIQMLLDRMTILARGRLIYLGSPHGLSSHLSGFGRPVPDGENGLEYLLDVIKEYDESTVGLDPLVMYQRDGIKPDLVARTPVAKTPKTPTPYRKTPASKHAIKLRSQAFSLGNRIPSGAGESGQFDYEDEDENFDNSLERKSVHQTPMHLQSSGVYNPRLASHFYKDFSVWIYHGVKGTPRRPPSWTPARTPGRTPGKTPLSGIRSQVSSQYPTPQFNPPPPRHGSIKTPVVFSSSTEDSYAPYYEEFEIEEEELDEPDHGPKFANPWLREVAVLSWRTALNVIRTPELFLSREIVLAVMALILSSLFKNLSHDSFKDINRLLNFYIFAVCLVFFSSNDAVPTFIQERFIFIRESSHNAYRASSYVISSLIVYLPFFAIQGFTFAAITKYMLHLNSNLFKFWIILYASLITTNAYVMLVSALVPSYITGYAVVIATTALFFLTCGFFLKRQQIPVYWRWVHYISAIKYPFEAMLTNEFRGIRCYHGVPSDLTPGPLGELKISSLHNTSQKVEKNCVIIGQDVISSMDITIDNIWYDIAILLAWGVLYRFLFYVVLRFYSKNERK, encoded by the exons ATGGCAAAGTTTGGCAGGACAAACACTAAAAGGAGCCTTGAGAGTCTACTGGACATGGACAAATCAGTTGCTACAAAAATTTCTGTGCCACTTAGACCCTCGAAGATGATTCCGGGCCATGGCCTTGAATTCAATAACCTTTCATACAGTGTAACAAAGAAGCTGAAAAAAGATGGGGTTTGGATCAAGAAAGAAGCTTATCTTCTCAATGACATCTCTGGCCAGGCAGTGAGAGGTGAGATCATGGCCATCATGGGACCTAGTGGTGCTGGGAAATCTACATTTCTCGATGCCTTGGCGGGACGGATTGCTCAAGGGAGTTTGGAAGGCTCTGTTAGAATTGATGGAAGAACG GTTACTACAAGCTACATGAAGATGGTGTCTTCTTATGTGATGCAAGATGACCAGCTCTTCCCTATGTTGACTGTGTTTGAGACCTTCATGTTTGCAGCTGAGATTAGGCTTCCTCCCTCCATTTCCAGGGATGAAAAGAGAAGTAGAGTCTATGAGCTCCTTGAACAGCTGGGCTTGCAG AGTGCAACACATACTTACATCGGTGATGAGGGGAGGAGAGGAGTGTCGGGAGGAGAAAGACGAAGGGTGTCAATTGGCATTGACATCATCCACAAACCTTCACTGCTGTTTCTTGATGAACCGACTTCTGGTCTTGACTCCACAAGCGCTTACAGTGTCGTGGAAAAGGTCAAGGAGATAGCTCGAGGTGGTAGCATCGTGCTCATGACCATCCACCAACCTTCATATCGTATTCAAATGCTCTTAGACCGCATGACAATCCTAGCAAG AGGGAGACTGATATATTTGGGAAGCCCACATGGTTTGTCTTCCCATCTTTCTGGATTTGGAAGGCCAGTTCCGGATGGTGAGAATGGCCTTGAGTATCTCCTGGATGTGATTAAAGAATATGATGAATCAACTGTGGGACTAGACCCATTGGTCATGTACCAACGCGACGGCATCAAACCTGATCTGGTGGCCAGAACCCCGGTTGCAAAAACACCAAAGACACCAACTCCTTATAGAAAGACCCCTGCATCCAAGCACGCAATTAAACTTCGTAGTCAAGCCTTTTCCTTGGGAAATAGGATACCATCTGGAGCAGGTGAATCTGGTCAGTTTGATTACGAGGATGAGGATGAGAATTTTGACAACTCCCTGGAAAGGAAATCAGTTCATCAAACACCAATGCACCTGCAGAGCAGTGGTGTCTATAACCCTCGTCTAGCTTCACACTTCTACAAGGACTTCTCTGTCTGGATTTACCATGGTGTCAAAGGAACCCCTCGTCGCCCGCCATCATGGACTCCTGCTAGAACTCCAGGAAGGACCCCTGGAAAGACACCCCTCTCAGGTATTAGAAGCCAAGTTTCAAGCCAATATCCCACACCTCAGTTCAACCCGCCACCACCACGACACGGTAGTATTAAAACCCCTGTGGTCTTCAGCTCTTCCACTGAAGACTCATATGCACCTTATTATGAAGAGTttgaaatagaagaagaagagcttgATGAGCCAGACCATGGGCCTAAGTTTGCAAACCCATGGCTGCGTGAGGTTGCAGTCCTCTCATGGCGCACAGCGCTCAATGTGATTCGCACTCCTGAACTCTTCCTCTCTCGTGAGATTGTGTTGGCAGTTATGGCACTCATTCTGTCTTCCCTCTTCAAGAACCTGAGCCATGATTCGTTCAAAGACATAAACAGGCTTCTCAACTTTTACATCTTTGCAGTTTGCctggttttcttttcatccAATGATGCTGTCCCAACTTTCATCCAAGAAAGGTTCATTTTCATCAGGGAATCTTCTCACAATGCTTATCGTGCCTCTTCGTACGTCATCTCTTCCCTCATTGTTTATCTCCCATTCTTTGCCATACAAGGCTTCACATTTGCTGCCATTACCAAATACATGCTTCACCTCAACAGCAACCTTTTCAAATTCTGGATCATCCTTTATGCCTCACTCATCACCACCAATGCTTATGTGATGCTTGTGAGCGCTCTGGTTCCAAGTTACATCACAGGGTATGCTGTTGTGATAGCTACCACAGCTCTTTTCTTTCTGACTTGTGGCTTTTTCTTAAAGCGTCAGCAGATACCGGTTTACTGGAGGTGGGTGCATTACATATCTGCAATTAAGTACCCATTTGAGGCAATGCTGACAAATGAATTCAGAGGAATACGCTGCTACCACGGCGTGCCATCAGATCTTACCCCTGGACCTCTAGGAGAATTGAAGATCAGCTCCCTGCACAATACCTCCCAAAAAGTGGAAAAGAATTGCGTGATTATTGGACAAGATGTTATATCATCCATGGATATCACTATAGACAACATTTGGTATGATATTGCAATCTTGCTAGCTTGGGGTGTTCTTTACCGGTTCTTATTCTATGTGGTCCTCAGATTCTATTCCAAGAATGAGAGGAAATGA
- the LOC117627089 gene encoding TPR repeat-containing thioredoxin TDX has product MDAAKVAELREFVTKCKSNPSLIHTPSLAFFKSYLQSLGARIPPIPKMDKVDVDMSDTKDHFDAKRPDPSRDNDEEIVESDIELDATDVVEPDNDPPQKMGNPSVEVTEEMQDVAQIEKSKALVAISEGKLDEAIDHITEAIMLNPTSAILKATRASVFVKLNKPNAAIRDANAALEINPDSAKGYKIRGMAKAMLGHWEEAASDLHVASKLDYDEEIGLVLKKVGPNVRKIEEHRRKYERLHKEREIKSAERERKRQAEARERDALSALKDGEVIGIHSAKELETKLNAASRTLRLAILYFTATWCGPCRFISPLYTTLAGQYPKAVFLKVDIDEARDVAANWNISSVPAFFFVRNGKEVDKMVGADKTALEGKIAQHAGST; this is encoded by the exons atggatgCTGCAAAGGTAGCAGAACTGAGGGAGTTCGTTACTAAGTGCAAGTCAAACCCTTCACTGATCCATACCCCTTCTCTTGCCTTCTTCAAGTCCTATCTCCAAAG ccTTGGCGCTCGAATTCCGCCGATCCCAAAAATG GATAAAGTTGATGTGGACATGTCAGACACTAAAGATCATTTTGATGCCAAAAGACCTGATCCATCCCGGGATAATGATGAGGAAATTGTTGAGTCTGATATCGAGTTGGATGCTACTGATGTTGTGGAGCCTGATAATGATCCTCCACAGAAG ATGGGAAACCCATCGGTCGAAGTTACAGAAGAAATGCAGGATGTTGcacaaatagaaaaatcaaaagcttTAGTTGCCATCTCTGAAG GTAAGCTGGATGAAGCCATAGATCATATAACAGAAGCCATCATGTTGAATCCAACTTCAGCAATATTAAAAGCAACCAGAG CTAGTGTCTTTGTCAAATTGAATAAACCAAATGCAGCAATTCGTGATGCTAATGCAGCTTTAGAG ATCAACCCCGACTCTGCAAAAGGATATAAAATAAGAGGAATGGCGAAGGCCATGTTAGGTCACTGGGAAGAAGCGGCAAGTGATCTTCATGTAGCATCAAAGTTAGATTATGATGAGGAGATTGGTTTGGTGCTTAAAAAG GTTGGACCTAATGTCCGCAAAATTGAGGAGCATCGCAGAAAATATGAACGCTTACATAAAGAAAGGGAGATAAAAAGTGCTGAACGTGAAAGAAAGCGGCAAGCCGAAGCTCGA GAACGGGATGCGTTGTCTGCTCTTAAGGATG gTGAAGTCATTGGTATACACTCAGCCAAAGAACTGGAGACAAAGTTGAATGCTGCTTCAAGGACATTGCGGCTTGCAATCCTCTACTTCACCGCAACATGGTGTGGTCCTTGCCGTTTCATATCTCCTTTGTATACAACCTTAGCTGGACAGTACCCAAAGGCCGTTTTCTTGAAAGTTGACATAGATGAGGCAAGAGATGTTGCTGCAAACTGGAACATAAGCAGTGTTCCggcatttttctttgtaagaAATGGTAAGGAGGTTGACAAGATGGTGGGGGCAGACAAAACTGCATTAGAAGGGAAGATTGCACAACATGCAGGCTCAACTTGA
- the LOC117627088 gene encoding protein TIFY 6B isoform X2: MERDFLGLSSKNGNLTVKEEANEEAKNSALPRSSGMQWSFSNKVSALPQFLSFKAPQEGGSRKTVHDTSAFMTISTADAFHFSQKPFSGVIQQFDAHSVHHSQDQRIPVGFSTPLLQSHPPVGQNMAGSTTKLQPLGGVPVVAPVPLLPSKSSLVGTADLRNASKSSGAPAQLTIFYAGSVNVYDDISPEKAQAIMLLAGNGPSPTHCKAPTIAQVPAPIPRPSPGDGVFRNQAHITSTISGLPSHLSVTSHASSHSGGAFSSTNELAIVKPVGTSASPIDHSEASKVVSSVGSAMTNLIPAVPVPQARKASLARFFEKRKERMMTTLPYNVSKKSPECSTPGSDGLSFSFNSSGSCPPQAIN, from the exons ATGGAGAGggattttttgggtttgagttCAAAGAATGGCAACCTGACTGTGAAAGAGGAGGCCAATGAAGAAGCCAAGAATTCAG CGCTACCAAGAAGTTCAGGGATGCAGTGGTCATTTTCAAACAAGGTTTCTGCACTTCCACAATTCCTGTCTTTCAAGGCTCCCCAAGAAGGCGGGTCAAGAAAAACTGTTCATGATACATCTGCATTTATGACTATATCAACTGCTGATGCTTTTCACTTCAGCCAGAAGCCATTCTCTGGTGTTATCCAG CAGTTTGATGCACATTCAGTGCATCACTCTCAAGACCAAAGGATTCCGGTTGGTTTTAGCACTCCTCTTCTCCAATCCCATCCCCCTGTTGGGCAGAACATGGCTGGTTCTACAACAAAACTGCAACCACTTGGAGGAGTTCCAGTTGTGGCCCCTGtacctcttcttccttctaAAAGTTCCCTAGTTGGTACCGCTGATCTCAG GAATGCATCCAAATCTTCTGGGGCGCCTGCTCAATTAACCATCTTTTATGCTGGTTCTGTGAATGTTTATGATGATATATCTCCTGAGAAG GCCCAGGCTATTATGTTGCTGGCTGGAAATGGACCTTCTCCAACTCACTGTAAGGCACCTACCATAGCTCAAGTGCCGGCACCCATCCCTAGACCTTCCCCAGGCGATGGTGTTTTCAGGAACCAGGCCCATATTACATCTACAATCTCTGGGCTTCCAAGCCATCTTTCCGTGACTTCACATGCTAGTTCTCACTCTGGAGGAGCATTTAGCAGCACCAATGAATTAGCTATAGTGAAACCTGTAGGAACTTCAGCATCTCCTATTGACCACTCAGAGGCTTCTAAAGTAGTCAGTTCAGTGGGATCTGCCATGACAAACCTGATTCCAGCAG TACCAGTGCCTCAAGCACGCAAAGCATCCTTGGCTAGATTCTTTGAGAAGCGCAAGGAGAG GATGATGACCACATTGCCATACAATGTCAGCAAAAAATCTCCAGAGTGTAGCACACCTGGATCTGATGGTCTGAGTTTCTCTTTCAACTCTTCTGGTTCTTGCCCTCCTCAAGCTATAAATTAG
- the LOC117627088 gene encoding protein TIFY 6B isoform X3 gives MERDFLGLSSKNGNLTVKEEANEEAKNSALPRSSGMQWSFSNKVSALPQFLSFKAPQEGGSRKTVHDTSAFMTISTADAFHFSQKPFSGVIQFDAHSVHHSQDQRIPVGFSTPLLQSHPPVGQNMAGSTTKLQPLGGVPVVAPVPLLPSKSSLVGTADLRNASKSSGAPAQLTIFYAGSVNVYDDISPEKAQAIMLLAGNGPSPTHCKAPTIAQVPAPIPRPSPGDGVFRNQAHITSTISGLPSHLSVTSHASSHSGGAFSSTNELAIVKPVGTSASPIDHSEASKVVSSVGSAMTNLIPAVPVPQARKASLARFFEKRKERMMTTLPYNVSKKSPECSTPGSDGLSFSFNSSGSCPPQAIN, from the exons ATGGAGAGggattttttgggtttgagttCAAAGAATGGCAACCTGACTGTGAAAGAGGAGGCCAATGAAGAAGCCAAGAATTCAG CGCTACCAAGAAGTTCAGGGATGCAGTGGTCATTTTCAAACAAGGTTTCTGCACTTCCACAATTCCTGTCTTTCAAGGCTCCCCAAGAAGGCGGGTCAAGAAAAACTGTTCATGATACATCTGCATTTATGACTATATCAACTGCTGATGCTTTTCACTTCAGCCAGAAGCCATTCTCTGGTGTTATCCAG TTTGATGCACATTCAGTGCATCACTCTCAAGACCAAAGGATTCCGGTTGGTTTTAGCACTCCTCTTCTCCAATCCCATCCCCCTGTTGGGCAGAACATGGCTGGTTCTACAACAAAACTGCAACCACTTGGAGGAGTTCCAGTTGTGGCCCCTGtacctcttcttccttctaAAAGTTCCCTAGTTGGTACCGCTGATCTCAG GAATGCATCCAAATCTTCTGGGGCGCCTGCTCAATTAACCATCTTTTATGCTGGTTCTGTGAATGTTTATGATGATATATCTCCTGAGAAG GCCCAGGCTATTATGTTGCTGGCTGGAAATGGACCTTCTCCAACTCACTGTAAGGCACCTACCATAGCTCAAGTGCCGGCACCCATCCCTAGACCTTCCCCAGGCGATGGTGTTTTCAGGAACCAGGCCCATATTACATCTACAATCTCTGGGCTTCCAAGCCATCTTTCCGTGACTTCACATGCTAGTTCTCACTCTGGAGGAGCATTTAGCAGCACCAATGAATTAGCTATAGTGAAACCTGTAGGAACTTCAGCATCTCCTATTGACCACTCAGAGGCTTCTAAAGTAGTCAGTTCAGTGGGATCTGCCATGACAAACCTGATTCCAGCAG TACCAGTGCCTCAAGCACGCAAAGCATCCTTGGCTAGATTCTTTGAGAAGCGCAAGGAGAG GATGATGACCACATTGCCATACAATGTCAGCAAAAAATCTCCAGAGTGTAGCACACCTGGATCTGATGGTCTGAGTTTCTCTTTCAACTCTTCTGGTTCTTGCCCTCCTCAAGCTATAAATTAG
- the LOC117627088 gene encoding protein TIFY 6B isoform X1, with amino-acid sequence MERDFLGLSSKNGNLTVKEEANEEAKNSALPRSSGMQWSFSNKVSALPQFLSFKAPQEGGSRKTVHDTSAFMTISTADAFHFSQKPFSGVIQKNFTLDKQAGNHYAMTVSPVQQFDAHSVHHSQDQRIPVGFSTPLLQSHPPVGQNMAGSTTKLQPLGGVPVVAPVPLLPSKSSLVGTADLRNASKSSGAPAQLTIFYAGSVNVYDDISPEKAQAIMLLAGNGPSPTHCKAPTIAQVPAPIPRPSPGDGVFRNQAHITSTISGLPSHLSVTSHASSHSGGAFSSTNELAIVKPVGTSASPIDHSEASKVVSSVGSAMTNLIPAVPVPQARKASLARFFEKRKERMMTTLPYNVSKKSPECSTPGSDGLSFSFNSSGSCPPQAIN; translated from the exons ATGGAGAGggattttttgggtttgagttCAAAGAATGGCAACCTGACTGTGAAAGAGGAGGCCAATGAAGAAGCCAAGAATTCAG CGCTACCAAGAAGTTCAGGGATGCAGTGGTCATTTTCAAACAAGGTTTCTGCACTTCCACAATTCCTGTCTTTCAAGGCTCCCCAAGAAGGCGGGTCAAGAAAAACTGTTCATGATACATCTGCATTTATGACTATATCAACTGCTGATGCTTTTCACTTCAGCCAGAAGCCATTCTCTGGTGTTATCCAG aaAAATTTCACTCTTGATAAGCAAGCTGGAAACCATTATGCAATGACAGTCTCTCCTGTGCAGCAGTTTGATGCACATTCAGTGCATCACTCTCAAGACCAAAGGATTCCGGTTGGTTTTAGCACTCCTCTTCTCCAATCCCATCCCCCTGTTGGGCAGAACATGGCTGGTTCTACAACAAAACTGCAACCACTTGGAGGAGTTCCAGTTGTGGCCCCTGtacctcttcttccttctaAAAGTTCCCTAGTTGGTACCGCTGATCTCAG GAATGCATCCAAATCTTCTGGGGCGCCTGCTCAATTAACCATCTTTTATGCTGGTTCTGTGAATGTTTATGATGATATATCTCCTGAGAAG GCCCAGGCTATTATGTTGCTGGCTGGAAATGGACCTTCTCCAACTCACTGTAAGGCACCTACCATAGCTCAAGTGCCGGCACCCATCCCTAGACCTTCCCCAGGCGATGGTGTTTTCAGGAACCAGGCCCATATTACATCTACAATCTCTGGGCTTCCAAGCCATCTTTCCGTGACTTCACATGCTAGTTCTCACTCTGGAGGAGCATTTAGCAGCACCAATGAATTAGCTATAGTGAAACCTGTAGGAACTTCAGCATCTCCTATTGACCACTCAGAGGCTTCTAAAGTAGTCAGTTCAGTGGGATCTGCCATGACAAACCTGATTCCAGCAG TACCAGTGCCTCAAGCACGCAAAGCATCCTTGGCTAGATTCTTTGAGAAGCGCAAGGAGAG GATGATGACCACATTGCCATACAATGTCAGCAAAAAATCTCCAGAGTGTAGCACACCTGGATCTGATGGTCTGAGTTTCTCTTTCAACTCTTCTGGTTCTTGCCCTCCTCAAGCTATAAATTAG